From a single Cyclobacterium marinum DSM 745 genomic region:
- a CDS encoding heparinase II/III domain-containing protein, which produces MRIEKFTLQLLIITVLLWSPLVAAVPEHVEMDTVKLENPITVKYLKRNLKKSGPKLALSPALLRNLKKKIKNDPLVENYFLALKADADRVINQPVLTRNVIGRRLLGTSRDLLHRVNVLGIAYLIEQDSKYLDKLNEEIIAVSNFSDWNPSHFLDVAEMATGVALAIDWVGDDLPDATVKLAKDALIEKGIAPSWNGGKGRMYGTNNWNQVCNAGMIAAAIVIADQDIELAAKTIHRSLDGIPNGLMQYGPDGAYPEGSTYWGYGTAFTVLTSAMLKTSFGTDFGIGDYPAFKESADFRKLTIAPSGNYYNYADCGDRHSDSGDIILAWFATQSGNSLYIEDDKFSQPVADFGKLHRIAGAGLVWLAQFEKTTEAALPLVYKGDGKNPIVIMRDGKGYYFGGKGGKSTVSHGNMDAGSFIWELNGVRWSIDPGNQGYNALEQTGFDLWNSCQDCERWTLLTKNNYGHSTLTVNGELHVNDGFAEMLEVKKGDQPEASFDLTPVFGNKLRKATRKFIKPDNQSLIIEDQIETNVHTKMITWQMMTQADVSIVDGGAVLTQDGKKIMLENLSHPDIMVSVISLDPAPLELDRQIEGLKRLEIGIPAYLIEDNTDVIKVRLKAL; this is translated from the coding sequence ATGAGAATAGAAAAATTTACCCTTCAATTGCTGATAATTACAGTCCTGCTTTGGAGTCCTCTAGTCGCTGCAGTTCCCGAACATGTAGAGATGGATACAGTGAAATTGGAAAATCCCATTACAGTAAAGTATTTGAAGAGAAATCTAAAAAAATCAGGCCCTAAATTGGCACTTAGCCCGGCACTATTAAGGAATTTAAAGAAAAAAATTAAGAATGACCCTCTGGTAGAAAATTACTTCTTGGCTTTAAAAGCCGATGCGGACAGGGTAATCAATCAGCCTGTTTTGACTAGGAATGTAATCGGTCGCCGGCTTTTGGGAACTTCTCGGGACCTTTTGCACCGTGTAAATGTTTTAGGGATAGCTTATTTAATTGAGCAGGATAGCAAATATTTAGATAAACTCAATGAGGAAATCATTGCTGTAAGTAATTTTTCAGACTGGAACCCTTCCCATTTTCTTGATGTGGCAGAGATGGCTACAGGGGTTGCATTAGCCATTGACTGGGTAGGCGATGACTTACCGGATGCCACTGTAAAGCTAGCAAAAGATGCTTTGATTGAAAAAGGAATTGCACCTAGCTGGAATGGGGGTAAAGGTAGAATGTATGGCACCAACAACTGGAATCAGGTTTGTAATGCCGGTATGATTGCTGCTGCTATTGTGATTGCAGATCAGGACATTGAATTGGCAGCTAAAACCATACACCGCTCACTGGATGGAATTCCTAATGGACTTATGCAGTATGGACCGGATGGAGCTTATCCTGAAGGATCCACTTATTGGGGATATGGTACTGCCTTTACTGTGCTTACCTCTGCCATGCTTAAAACCTCTTTTGGTACCGACTTTGGTATTGGTGATTACCCTGCTTTTAAAGAAAGTGCTGATTTTAGAAAATTAACAATTGCTCCTTCGGGAAATTATTACAATTATGCAGATTGTGGTGACCGTCACAGTGATTCGGGAGACATCATTTTGGCCTGGTTTGCTACCCAAAGTGGGAATTCCCTGTACATAGAAGATGATAAATTTAGCCAACCGGTTGCTGATTTTGGAAAGCTTCATAGAATTGCAGGAGCAGGATTGGTGTGGTTGGCACAATTTGAAAAAACTACTGAAGCAGCATTACCCTTGGTTTATAAAGGAGATGGTAAAAATCCCATCGTAATTATGCGTGATGGTAAAGGTTATTACTTTGGTGGTAAAGGTGGTAAAAGCACCGTCTCACATGGAAATATGGATGCAGGCTCATTCATTTGGGAACTGAATGGGGTGCGTTGGAGCATAGATCCGGGTAACCAGGGCTACAATGCTTTGGAACAAACTGGTTTTGATCTTTGGAATTCTTGCCAAGACTGTGAAAGGTGGACATTATTGACCAAAAATAATTATGGACACAGCACATTGACAGTAAATGGTGAACTCCATGTAAATGATGGTTTTGCGGAAATGTTGGAAGTGAAAAAAGGAGATCAACCGGAAGCTTCATTTGATTTAACGCCTGTTTTTGGTAATAAACTTAGGAAGGCTACGAGAAAATTCATCAAACCTGACAACCAGTCATTGATCATAGAAGATCAGATTGAAACCAATGTGCATACCAAAATGATCACCTGGCAAATGATGACTCAGGCAGATGTAAGTATTGTGGACGGAGGTGCTGTGCTTACCCAAGATGGGAAAAAGATAATGTTAGAAAATCTTTCTCATCCGGACATTATGGTATCTGTAATTTCACTTGACCCGGCACCGCTAGAACTTGACAGGCAAATTGAAGGGCTAAAAAGATTGGAGATTGGGATCCCCGCTTATCTGATTGAAGACAATACGGATGTAATCAAGGTTAGATTGAAAGCATTGTGA
- a CDS encoding polysaccharide lyase family 8 super-sandwich domain-containing protein, whose protein sequence is MIQNYSTAKGRLSSFGSNLFIGLLFFFLLTGITVALPASIDFDLVKERVVKEYLISEVDKEEIQQLLTSQNPDGTWPGINYQDVSRTGFEHYFHTGNMVTLAKAYQHPNSTFRGSPKVKQAISNALDHWVQNDYFCDNWWYNQIGTPNNLVAVMLLLGDELPEELVQATQPIIGRAHLNASGARPSGDRIKIAGILAKNLLFLGEKEKFETVLKVIEGEIKFSTGSRGLQRDFSFHHRVDRVNNTSSYGLGYADAFVEWLVYTAATQYSFSRDKVEILVDYYLDGISKNLAFGKYLEAGAKNRSIARPGALHGLDAKTPKKLLQATDYRKGDLEEIVKIREEGIHKVSLSYGKYFWQTEFFTYQRPGFFTSVRMYSIRNDNMEVPYNSEGLMNHHRGDGTNHLSITGKEYLDIFPVMDFQKIPGATILQKEKLPDPDQIQKSGYTDFVGAVTDDLYGSVAFDFISPHDPLKARKSWFFFDKEYVCLGAGIYAKGKQEVFTTLNQLLLKGEVYAQVGHQMKILKSGKHGLKNPDWIYHDRVGYFMLAPQDVELSFGEVTGNWTSINRQTRAPQEDVTKEVFSLWVNHGNNVRQESYAYMILPNASLEETKAYRIDDQIEILANTPELQAVRHKQLLQVQANFYQAGKLDLGDGLELTMDGPGLVLLHLDGQNIVKMAVSDPSRKLDKMHLQLNSKLNLQGTQHRVAWDAEHWISKVTVQLPEGEFAGSSVILGD, encoded by the coding sequence GTGATACAAAATTATTCCACTGCCAAAGGAAGACTTTCATCCTTTGGCAGTAACCTTTTTATAGGTCTTCTCTTTTTTTTCTTATTGACAGGAATTACTGTCGCCCTACCTGCATCCATAGACTTTGACTTGGTTAAGGAAAGGGTGGTGAAGGAGTACCTTATTTCTGAAGTGGATAAAGAGGAAATACAGCAGCTGCTTACCTCTCAAAACCCTGACGGAACCTGGCCCGGAATCAATTACCAAGATGTGTCAAGAACAGGTTTTGAGCATTATTTCCATACAGGAAATATGGTGACTTTGGCAAAAGCCTATCAACATCCAAACTCAACGTTTAGAGGAAGTCCAAAAGTAAAGCAAGCAATTTCCAATGCGCTGGACCATTGGGTACAAAACGATTATTTCTGCGACAATTGGTGGTACAATCAAATAGGCACACCAAATAATCTGGTGGCAGTGATGTTATTGTTAGGAGATGAATTGCCGGAAGAATTGGTGCAAGCTACCCAACCCATTATAGGAAGGGCACATCTCAATGCTTCAGGAGCAAGACCTAGTGGGGATAGAATAAAAATTGCCGGTATTTTGGCAAAAAACCTACTGTTTCTAGGCGAGAAGGAAAAATTTGAAACTGTTTTGAAAGTGATCGAAGGAGAAATAAAATTTTCCACAGGTAGCCGTGGCCTTCAGAGAGACTTTAGCTTTCATCATCGAGTAGATCGTGTAAACAATACAAGTTCTTATGGATTAGGCTATGCAGATGCTTTCGTTGAATGGCTGGTATATACTGCAGCTACCCAATATTCCTTTTCCAGAGATAAGGTAGAAATTTTGGTTGACTATTATTTAGATGGAATAAGTAAAAACCTGGCTTTTGGAAAGTATTTAGAGGCTGGAGCAAAAAATAGAAGCATTGCTAGACCTGGCGCTCTTCATGGCTTGGATGCGAAAACACCAAAAAAATTACTTCAGGCCACTGATTATCGGAAAGGTGATTTGGAAGAAATTGTAAAAATTAGAGAAGAAGGGATCCATAAGGTTTCCTTGTCCTATGGTAAGTATTTTTGGCAAACGGAATTCTTCACCTATCAGAGGCCGGGCTTTTTTACTTCTGTAAGAATGTACTCCATAAGGAATGACAATATGGAGGTGCCCTATAACAGTGAAGGATTAATGAACCATCACCGGGGAGATGGGACCAATCACCTTTCCATAACAGGAAAAGAATACTTGGATATTTTTCCGGTTATGGATTTTCAGAAAATTCCCGGGGCCACCATCCTGCAAAAAGAAAAGCTTCCGGACCCGGATCAAATTCAAAAATCCGGCTATACAGATTTTGTAGGCGCGGTCACAGATGATTTATATGGAAGTGTGGCTTTTGACTTTATCAGCCCCCATGATCCCCTAAAAGCCAGAAAAAGCTGGTTTTTCTTTGACAAGGAATATGTTTGTCTGGGAGCAGGTATATATGCTAAAGGCAAGCAAGAGGTCTTTACTACCTTAAATCAATTGTTACTGAAGGGTGAAGTTTATGCCCAAGTAGGTCATCAAATGAAAATTTTGAAGTCAGGAAAGCATGGGCTCAAAAATCCGGACTGGATTTACCATGATCGAGTAGGCTATTTTATGTTAGCACCTCAGGATGTTGAATTGTCTTTTGGAGAGGTTACAGGAAATTGGACTTCCATTAACCGACAAACAAGGGCTCCCCAAGAGGATGTGACCAAAGAGGTGTTCAGCCTTTGGGTAAATCATGGAAATAATGTGAGACAGGAAAGCTATGCCTACATGATTTTACCTAATGCCAGCTTGGAGGAAACCAAGGCCTACCGGATTGATGACCAAATAGAAATATTGGCGAATACTCCGGAACTGCAGGCTGTGCGGCACAAACAGCTGCTACAAGTGCAGGCTAATTTTTACCAAGCGGGTAAACTTGATCTGGGAGATGGATTAGAATTAACCATGGATGGTCCGGGATTGGTTTTGCTTCACTTAGATGGTCAAAATATAGTAAAAATGGCCGTCTCCGATCCAAGTCGAAAGTTAGATAAAATGCACTTACAATTAAACAGTAAACTGAATCTACAGGGGACTCAACACCGGGTAGCATGGGATGCTGAACATTGGATAAGTAAAGTGACGGTACAACTTCCGGAAGGTGAGTTTGCCGGAAGTAGTGTGATTTTGGGAGATTAA
- a CDS encoding BNR repeat-containing protein → MMNRKIRVNLSLVWLMFLALVSCNQKSQETSKEPIVIDERDQKLSVNNIIPIDSVWAGHSVGFSLLTHQNRQYIAYYNKNRHMTVGQRDLDEDQFELYQLPVFDREEGQGTSTTLGWDSHNSVTIGIDSEGYLHLAGNMHVHPITYFRGQEPYDISSLKQEMEMVGSNEKRCTYPHFMTDREGRLLFHYRDGGSGNGNEIYNIYDVASKEWTRLLDSPLTDGQGEMNAYASQPSLREDNWYHMYWVWRDTPDCETNHDLSYIKSPDLKNWYDAFGNKLTVPVTIAQKTVIVDPVPPKGGIINLAAKLCLDENNKPLMAFHKYDENGNLQFYVSRIVDGAWKAKQVTNWDYRWEFSGRGSIHSEVRIGDFNRREDGNFELGYKHIKYGEGTVLLDKDLNNIGEVLKPESFSAAHQLEGDFEGLEIRNAKDLGNSENGKTYRLKWETLPPNRDRPYPKPWPKPSVLYLYEME, encoded by the coding sequence ATGATGAATCGGAAAATACGTGTCAATTTAAGTCTTGTGTGGCTTATGTTTTTGGCCTTGGTTTCATGCAATCAAAAAAGTCAGGAAACTTCAAAAGAGCCCATTGTAATCGATGAGCGCGACCAAAAACTTAGTGTAAATAATATCATACCTATAGATAGTGTATGGGCAGGTCATTCGGTTGGTTTCTCTTTGCTCACACATCAAAATCGACAATACATAGCCTATTACAACAAGAACAGACACATGACTGTAGGGCAAAGGGATCTTGATGAGGATCAATTTGAACTGTATCAACTGCCTGTGTTTGATAGGGAAGAAGGGCAAGGAACCAGCACCACACTTGGCTGGGATAGTCATAATTCTGTTACCATTGGTATTGATTCAGAGGGGTACTTGCATTTGGCCGGCAACATGCATGTGCATCCCATTACTTATTTCAGAGGGCAAGAGCCTTATGATATCAGCAGCCTAAAGCAAGAAATGGAGATGGTAGGCTCTAATGAAAAACGCTGTACTTACCCGCACTTTATGACAGACCGAGAAGGTCGTCTGCTTTTCCATTACAGAGATGGCGGAAGTGGAAATGGGAATGAAATCTACAATATATACGATGTAGCTTCTAAGGAATGGACACGCTTGCTAGACAGTCCACTAACGGATGGACAAGGAGAGATGAATGCCTATGCTTCTCAACCTTCCTTGAGAGAAGACAATTGGTACCATATGTATTGGGTATGGAGGGATACACCGGATTGTGAAACCAACCATGACCTTTCCTATATCAAGAGCCCGGACCTGAAAAATTGGTACGATGCCTTTGGCAATAAGCTAACTGTACCCGTTACGATTGCCCAGAAAACAGTGATTGTAGATCCTGTTCCTCCCAAAGGTGGGATAATCAACCTTGCAGCAAAGTTATGCCTCGATGAGAACAATAAGCCATTGATGGCATTCCATAAGTACGATGAAAATGGTAACCTGCAGTTTTACGTTAGCAGGATAGTAGATGGTGCCTGGAAAGCCAAGCAAGTTACCAATTGGGACTACAGGTGGGAATTTTCAGGTCGAGGTAGTATCCACTCAGAGGTACGCATCGGGGATTTTAATCGCAGGGAAGATGGCAATTTTGAGCTGGGCTATAAGCACATAAAATATGGAGAAGGAACGGTTCTTTTGGACAAAGATTTAAATAACATTGGTGAAGTGTTAAAACCGGAAAGCTTTAGCGCTGCCCATCAACTTGAAGGTGACTTTGAAGGCTTGGAAATAAGGAATGCCAAAGACCTGGGAAATTCAGAAAATGGCAAAACCTATCGTCTAAAATGGGAGACCCTGCCTCCAAACCGAGACAGGCCTTATCCAAAACCTTGGCCCAAACCTTCAGTGCTTTACCTGTATGAAATGGAATAA